A region of the Phaeodactylum tricornutum CCAP 1055/1 chromosome 1, whole genome shotgun sequence genome:
GTGTGGATAATAGGCAGCTGCATCCTTGGGGCGTCGCGCGGATCCGACCGGCGCCGTCTCGGATGGATGCTCTTGCGGAGCGTCTAACCATTTTTCACGCGAAAACTCCGCGATCGGAGCCGTCATCCTCGTCAATGCCCCGCCGTGGCGTGGCACGGTGGGGTCCAGATTTGCATGCTTATTTACAGCACTTGATGCGTGTACTTTCGGTGAACGGTGAGCAGAGCCCGGAGCTTGCCTTGGCTTTAATGTATCTGGATCGTGCCTGCTCGGTGGAAACTCCCCGGAGCCCCGGTATCCACGCGTGTCCTTTGGTCACACCCCGAACGGCACATAGACTCGTGTTGACGGCATTTCTAGTCAGTGTCGAAGCGTGGCAGGGGAAGAGCGTCGTACAGATGTACGATGAGATAAAGTCGCTCGGTATTCCGCTGGAAACACTACTGGCCATGACTGATTGGATGAAAGAGGCCTGCGGTCATCAGCGGCTACTGATCACCCCGGAACAGACACGGCATTGGACGCAATCTTGGGAAGCACGCTTTCCATCCGCCCCGTTGACATCCGTATCATCGCAAGCGACGTCCTCGACGGATCTAGCTGTGCCGGCCTTTCCTCCACAAGTGCCTCTAAGGCCTTCcactttgacgacgacaaaggagCAGGAGGCGACCTTACCAAACTCAATATCTGAATCGGAGCTTTTGCACCCAAATCACTTGGTCCGCGCCGCATAACGCCCCTCTCCCATCCATAGAATTTTGACTAAAAACAGTAAAGCCTATGATGTAGTTTTGTAACATATAGCACAGGTGGGATTCATAGTCAGTCTACTTGAAGTAGCCGTCTTACAATAATATGTTTTGAGTGTGTAGCAATTCGTATCAATGCTGCAGAATTACAAAGCGCAATAACGTTCGAGTTCTGGGAGCAAACAAATGTGTTGACGGTAGATAATTGTTTCGTGAGTAGCGAGGTTTAGCAAGGTTTTCGAGTTTGTCATAGCTTGCTTTGGCCGTCCAAGCTATGTGTTCAGGTTTAATTGTTTCAAAGGAGAGCGCGTGCGCAAGAATACAGTGGTATGGAGAAGTACAGGAAGGATGATATAGAGCAGGTACTTCTACGCGGCGTGTGCAGCCGTCGAGTTCCCGATCGGCGGTGGAAAAGACGAAGATTCCATCGAGGAACGTTGCACCGTATCGAATAAAGCACTTGAGTTGGAGCCAAAGGGAGTAGCGGATGTCACTACTTCTTGCTGAAGGAAAAACAGATCCTTCGCGATGGCCTCCGCCATACCATTTTCGTCTTTGGACAGCTTCAAATCATTCATGGTGGAGACCGCAACAACTGGTTCGTCTGTGCTATCCCCTTTtggttcttctttttgtgaCATTGACGCCAAAATCGCATTCCAAATCAAATCAACCGAATTGACCCACAGAATACGGTGTTGTGCTGGAATGACACTGTAGGTAATACAATGTACGAGCGGCCAGAATTTCCACGCGGTAAAGACAATGCCACCAATCCTATGCTTGACCGTCTGTTTGACCGTGCTCCAATCGTCACCTTGCAGAAGCCCTACAGCCGAGATATATACGGAACACTTGACGGTCAAATAAATGGTTTGATCCATAAGGATCTTTTCCACACGGTTCCAGATACCACCCTCGACGGGAAGAATGTGATCACTGAATTGGTAGTATTCATGTACGAGCGGTCCGAAGCAGAGACCGATAAAGCCGTTCCGGAGTGTTCGTGAGGCATCAAAGTCGAGAAcattcttcttttgaaaaagtgTCTGGGACAGCCAGTCACCGAGCAGGTATATGACAACATTAATAAGCGTTTTTGTGAAGATAGGTTTTTCTTCCAGGCTCGATTCGTAGTTGGCCCAGTTGTCGAGAGGGATACGCATGGCGATTTCCTGGAATAGTAGACAAAACAATCAGCTTCTGGTTTTACTTGTTGAACCAGCGATACAAAGATAAAATGCCTTCCACTTACACTCTGCGTCCATCCTCGAGTCATACCGTGATCAATGTTAAGCACGGTAAAAATGACAAAGCCAAAACTAACGGCCAGGAGTGTTCCGTTGAAGAGTTTCTTTTTTAGATCTTTCCATTCTGGATCCATCAAATCGGCGTTGCTCGCTGGATCGGGCTCATCAATCAATCCGATCTCGTCTACGGATGAATCCAGTAATTTAGTCGGCACATACGTGGCTTCGTGGTTTTCTAATGCTGGCGGAGGTAGGAGTTCTTCGGATTTCGTTGATGATTCCTCTCGATCTACAACCTGATTCGACGGTTGCAGGCCTCCGGAAGATTGCGAGAATATCGCGGTAGGTCGAACGCCAGCAGCGCTAAACCTGTTCTTGCGGATAGCATGATTGTATGCATTCCGATACGGGATGGGATTGGGAGACAACGCTTTCGTGCTTTGGATTGTAAAAGCCCaggattttgttgttggcggtaGGCTGAAAGCAAAACACCATACGAGAAGGAATGCTGAAGTCGCTTGTCGCCTCATAGCTTCTTATCTGCCACTCCGAGACAATATTGATTTCACAGATTTAAGCAAAGAGCGCTGTCAAGAATTGACAAATCAGCCCTGTTGCGACCTTTTACACAATTAAAGTCAGATTAGAGAACCCCCTCCAGAGCTCGAGCACAGTAAGACCGATGAAGGGAATCACAATGCCGCGGAGTCTTTTTGAGACTAGTCGAATATGTGGTACTACACTAGCGATCTTGCTATGCTGCACGCCTGTGCACTGCTGCATATAGGTATTCGTGAGTacaccaaggaaaagacCAATACAACAGGGAGAACCGTTGTCTATCTCTACTAGAAGGCGGAGCGATGAAGCGGATGAGAAACGAAGAAGCACTTCGCATCGTTGTCCTCATTCTAGACAGACAACTACAacttctagctagtagagcaGCGTAGTTACTTGACTCAACGGAGGACTGCAAGACAACGAGGCCATACGGGCCCTTGGCGGGATGGGTGCCTGTCCGGCGGCATTCGCCACGTCGTTTGAGAAGTTTCAATGTGCTCGTGACTAACCTTAAATGTAAAAAGATCGAAGCTGTACATGTACTACTAGCTGCAACTTCCGgagttaactgtaagtaccccccccccccccccccctaTGCACAGAGATAGAAACAGCCCGTGGAAACGATCGGTTGAAATTGACAGTAACTCGGAATAaggtactcacagtcagtgtcaaCGAAAAACAATCCCTCGATGCTCAAGGTGATGGATGATATGGAAGACAAGCCAAATAACAACTCCCAAACGGGTGCTGTCTTGTGCCCGTTTGGTGACGAATAAACTCCATCAGCCAATGAAGCAAAACTAAAAATAGCGATATCTAATTACAAAGCAAAAATGGTGACCTTTTGAACAAGCTGATTGAAACCACCTTGTGTCAAACAAAATCGGCAAAACACAGGCCGCGTGTCAGAAAAAATTAGAGCGGTCGTTCGAGTTCACAAAAAGATTCTTCAGTGAGAATCGACGTTCGCGACAAGTGTGGCTTAACACTCTCCGCCTTGGCTTTCGTAAAAGGTTCCAAAAAATGCTTTTCCTTCCGTTTTCGCGTTCCCAAAGATAGAAGGTTTAGCGTTTTGCGCCTAGTTCGTTCAGTAATTTCGTGCAAAGTTTGTAAATTGAGCGTGGCGTTTGTTCTGCGGCGTTGCACTCGGGTGATGTTGACGGGTTTTTGCAACGCCACGATTTCCGCTCGACTGTATCCGGCCTCTTGTAACATTTTGACGCGCAAAAATGCGGGCATGCACATTTCTGCACGATCTCGGCGGTTCGGTCGATCTTGCTCATATGCATCCAGTGGGACACTGGATTCTGATTGGTGTGTCCATTCAATGGACAAGGGTGGTCCGGAGGATCCTCCAGGGTTGTCGCCAAGAACAATAGGATATTCTCGGATCTGAACGTTGCCAAAACTGACATGGCACGACTCTAGGTCAAGGTCGTGATCTTCCTGCCTCATGATTCGTCGGGAATGCGAGCAGTTGGTATCAAGTTTGACGCTTTCAAGTTGGGAACGAACACTCATAATTCCAACATACCCAGGAGGTTGGGACGAGCACAGCTTTTCAGGAGAAAAGACAGGGGTGCTTTCCTCTTCCTGATGGGAATTGGAAGCGATGAGCGCTAAAGGATCCGTGTCACGAGCTACCATTGTTGGTTTTTATAGAATGTGCGCGATATAGGTGATTTGCTTCGTTTTATCAACTGTACGGCAATGCGAATATCGTCGTCTTCCCCGTTACTCTCTCGACCGAGAATCGACAAAGAAAGTCCGAGGCGACCAGGATCGATGGATCCGCAACGAATCGGATCACCTCCGTGTCCGGTCGTGCAAATACGTCCCCGTCCTCACGATGACCAGAATTTTTGACAAAttccgatgacgacgaggGAAGAAAGGCATTTTACAGAGTTCTTCATCGTTCCGATCGTCCAAATTCGAGCCGCTTTATATGAGGAACTCTTATGATCTATGTCACTTTCGATTTCTCGATTAAATGTAGTCAAATTTTTTCTGAATAGATTCGTTCAACGGTGTTGATCTTCCGTCGTGACTTATGACCCAGTTGCTGACGTATGTGCAGCCCAGAAAGGCCTGCTGTCGGGGAAGGCTACATGCTGTAGCCAATCAAAACCAAACGGAGAAATGGTCTTCCAACTATTATTACCTTGCATGCGTGGAGATCAAACACAAGTTCGAGCGAATAGCCCTGCCCTATTAACGTGTTATGCGATAGGGGGAGTTCCGGGCCGACAATAATCTGACGCCTCGGTTTTCTGACTTCACCGTTGGTTAGCTGTTAACGAGAGTGGTACGACGGCAGACGAGCCCGCATGAGGACGAACAAGTAGGGCTCCAATTATCCATAAGTCCAAAGCTGAAACTATGCCAGTGACTAACTGAGAAGACTCTCACGACCACAGTCACCGACGAAGTATAAGCGGAACTTACCCAAACGAATATCAAACAACCCAGTGAAAGGTTATATGACCGAATATATAACAAGCGTGATGGATGCTACGATTGAATGACTGGCATAtaaaagaccagcatctcaatacaggaagtagatagaaacgtaatgtgaagcaactcacAACTTAGAACGAGGTAACGAACGGAACGGTTACATCTAGGTTAGGCAGTGGATACGGATAATCTactgggaacgaacgagtatttcaacagttagctagctagctccTTGGTTCTCTAATGTTGTGCAGACGGACGTTCCGTGGACTGTGAATCCCATGACACGCTGGACCCGAAGATCGCCGAGGCCGAGTTACATCCGCCTAAGCCATTTACTCTGCTGGCCGCAACCAAACAATGTCGAAACTTTGCTAATCTGTTCCCGACCTACACCACATCGTAACAAGCGGGGTGCAACTGTATTCTGTATCATCAGTAAAATAAAGAACAAGTTTGCGTGGTGTATCCGGTACTCTGCCAGCGCGTTCCGCCGGCACAAATCCTGCCTCTGGCCTCCTTTTGCATTCTTCCTGTTTTATTTTACTAAAATTATCAATTGTTGAGTATAAATCAGTAGCTGCTCGTGAGCATTTCTTGCAGCATGTGTGCCGCGTAGCAACTCATATGCGCCACTAACAAGGCAACGTGCTCCGCGGCTAGTCGCTCCCACAACGTGACGAGCAGGACGGCAAAGGCGAAAATCTGCCCGACGATCATGGGATGAGGAATCGTACCGTAAGGAAAGCCTTCAATCCAGCAGGGCTTGACGAATCCCAGTTCGGTGCCGAAATAGGTTCGGACCATGCCGAGCCGGGCGGTGGCGGCCAAGGTGACGGCAAATCCCACACACGCCATGGCCAAGCCGGGCGCGTCGCGGGGAAAATCCACGTACGGGACCAACGCCCTGGCCAAATGCATCATGGAAATGGTTTTGTAGAGTTTCGCGTCGCGCATCAAGAAGCCGTGCGCCACCATGGGTTGACGAAAGGCAAAGGTCGTCATGTAAACCAGGTAGTGACGAAACGAGGTGAGGATCAAGAAAGGATAGGATCCAAAGCCAGGAATGGCGGCACTAACGGCGTACGAAGTGGCGATGTACATGAGGTTGCTCCAGCCCACGTGCTCCTCCCAGAGCGCGTTGCTCCAGGTGGTGAGCCAAATCCACCAGGCCACGGCATAGTCGTAGACGGTACTGGGACGGAGGGTTTGCAAAAAATTACCCCGCGCCCAGGTATTGTAGGTTGTATTGGCCTTGGCGCACAAGGCCCCGTACCGGTGCCAACCCTTGGGGTAGACGATAAAGTGCAACTTGACTAGAGAGCGACGTTCGGAATTGACCGCGTTGGGGACGTGATCGATCCAGTGGAGTTCACGATTGTAATCAAAACCCACAACGTTGTACATGTCGAGGACTTGGTCTTGCGATTCGTGCTGAAGGTTGAAGTGGGTACGGACCATTTGGTTGGGTGTGACCCCGACCAATACACGGTAGAGCGACGCGCCGGGCAACCACCAGTAGGGTCCGTCCGTGTGCGGCGTGTAAAAGACAGCGTCGCTGTTAATGGCACGCTTGGCTCCCACCGCGGTCACGTATATTTCGTTCATGGGCACGACGGGACGAATATCGTAGTGGGTAGCGGAAAAGACTCTACGGAAGCCGGCGAGAATGGCCGCGTCTTGTTCGAGTTGCGTGACGGGTCCATCCGTCGCGGGTTGGGCGTGGGGCCAGACGTGAGTCGTCTCGGGCGTGGAAGGGATCGTGGCATTGATCCAGGTCCGCAGGTCCTCCACGGCTTGGCGCGACGCCACATCCACCACGACGTTGCGGTTGCGCGAGGGGATGCAATCCAGGAATAGGTTGCGTACGAGCACGCCGTCAATGACGAGCGGCATGAGCCAGACGGAATGAATAAGGAGCATCCAGGGTTTGGCATTGATGTAGGATCCCATGTAGGTCTTTTCGACGCAGAGATAGTGCGCGAGATCCTGCAAGCCGTAGCCCAGCACGACGGCAGCGACGCCAACGTACAGGGGCGTCAGCGTGTAAGAATCGAGGAACGTCACGGCGACGGTGGGAGTTTGCCAACAGCCGTACAAAAATACCGTGTGACAAAGAGCCGTAACGATGGGAGTCGTCAAGGCAATCAGGATTCCGTAGGCCAAAACAGCGCTGGTGCCCAATTGGGTCAGCATGGCGAGGCGCACGGCACCCCAGACTCCTAGTCCAGTAGTCAACACGTGCAAGGCAACATTCACGGAATGTTGGTGAAAGGGATGAAACTCGTCCGCAACCTTTCGGTACGAAGCTTTAGTCCAAAAGAGATCCAACGGGTGGAGTAGACTAGCGAGCGTGAGCTCACCCTTGTCTTTCGAGTCCGTCGCCATGGTGTCGTGGTAGCGAAGGGTTTGTGGGCTTCTCGACTACGGACAAAGGAACAACAAtgccgacaacaacaaaattgcAAATCCGAACCTTCAGCAACACTACCAGTCTGCGTATGTGTTGAATTGGTTGAGTTTAGAGTGggaggtaggtaggtaggtagctAACAAGTAGCAAACACGACCTTACCGCAGTGGGTGAATGATACAAGATTCGCAGCCTTTTATTTGCTGGGagggagagagagagaacGAGTGAGTTGGCCCACCGATCGATCACACAGTCAATCGCACACGGTATTCTTTCCGTCGTATCCCCAGCAGGCCACCCATGCGGGATGCTAGATACAGTGTCTATggtatgtgtgtgtgtgtgtttttCTTTGTACGTGTGACCATGTCTAGCACAAAGCGTTGGAGTGTGCCCGGGCGTGGACGGCAACCAATGCGACGCTGGTATACATTTGCCGGTCGCAAGATTCTTTGTCTCGGTATAGTCGCGAATCTTTGCTTATTTATCAAATCGGAAACGATAGCTCCAACTCATTCCTAACGAAAAACGTCATTTCTGATGAATAATTGCCGCGACGAAACTACACTCTTGCAATGACTACGAAATTACTTTCGGGACGAGATTCGATGCAGGGGTTGCCAATAGAATCTTGGCTTGGCGGGAAATGGATCCAATCGTTCTGGCAGGGAGAAGGTGTTCCCATGCAATTAGTACGGgtactactagctagctattCTTGGTAGTGGACACGCACGTACGACAACCGTGAAAAGTGTGACGACACAATCCGTTCCGCACACAATCCCGTCGACGGATCCGTTTTCCTCTCGTCTTGCCCTCCCGGCGTGCGTGCCCCCCACTCCGTGTGTTTGTATAGGTAGTACTTACAGTGACTTGCTACCCATTGGAGACGACAGATCCACACCACCGTCACTTTTGGTTGTTTCCGTTCGCTG
Encoded here:
- a CDS encoding predicted protein; translation: MSYHTSTTTTTYTATPTADTYHIEPFQGHTHHIDLRTSLNLPFVRVEDTALILRYTAELNRRLEQATLRDETIRPDGAWETSSMDNAIPPDRRVDNRQLHPWGVARIRPAPSRMDALAERLTIFHAKTPRSEPSSSSMPRRGVARWGPDLHAYLQHLMRVLSVNGEQSPELALALMYLDRACSVETPRSPGIHACPLVTPRTAHRLVLTAFLVSVEAWQGKSVVQMYDEIKSLGIPLETLLAMTDWMKEACGHQRLLITPEQTRHWTQSWEARFPSAPLTSVSSQATSSTDLAVPAFPPQVPLRPSTLTTTKEQEATLPNSISESELLHPNHLVRAA
- a CDS encoding predicted protein, with amino-acid sequence MDPEWKDLKKKLFNGTLLAVSFGFVIFTVLNIDHGMTRGWTQSEIAMRIPLDNWANYESSLEEKPIFTKTLINVVIYLLGDWLSQTLFQKKNVLDFDASRTLRNGFIGLCFGPLVHEYYQFSDHILPVEGGIWNRVEKILMDQTIYLTVKCSVYISAVGLLQGDDWSTVKQTVKHRIGGIVFTAWKFWPLVHCITYSVIPAQHRILWVNSVDLIWNAILASMSQKE
- a CDS encoding predicted protein, which produces MVARDTDPLALIASNSHQEEESTPVFSPEKLCSSQPPGYVGIMSVRSQLESVKLDTNCSHSRRIMRQEDHDLDLESCHVSFGNVQIREYPIVLGDNPGGSSGPPLSIEWTHQSESSVPLDAYEQDRPNRRDRAEMCMPAFLRVKMLQEAGYSRAEIVALQKPVNITRVQRRRTNATLNLQTLHEITERTRRKTLNLLSLGTRKRKEKHFLEPFTKAKAESVKPHLSRTSILTEESFCELERPL
- a CDS encoding predicted protein, with protein sequence MATDSKDKGELTLASLLHPLDLFWTKASYRKVADEFHPFHQHSVNVALHVLTTGLGVWGAVRLAMLTQLGTSAVLAYGILIALTTPIVTALCHTVFLYGCWQTPTVAVTFLDSYTLTPLYVGVAAVVLGYGLQDLAHYLCVEKTYMGSYINAKPWMLLIHSVWLMPLVIDGVLVRNLFLDCIPSRNRNVVVDVASRQAVEDLRTWINATIPSTPETTHVWPHAQPATDGPVTQLEQDAAILAGFRRVFSATHYDIRPVVPMNEIYVTAVGAKRAINSDAVFYTPHTDGPYWWLPGASLYRVLVGVTPNQMVRTHFNLQHESQDQVLDMYNVVGFDYNRELHWIDHVPNAVNSERRSLVKLHFIVYPKGWHRYGALCAKANTTYNTWARGNFLQTLRPSTVYDYAVAWWIWLTTWSNALWEEHVGWSNLMYIATSYAVSAAIPGFGSYPFLILTSFRHYLVYMTTFAFRQPMVAHGFLMRDAKLYKTISMMHLARALVPYVDFPRDAPGLAMACVGFAVTLAATARLGMVRTYFGTELGFVKPCWIEGFPYGTIPHPMIVGQIFAFAVLLVTLWERLAAEHVALLVAHMSCYAAHMLQEMLTSSY